The Mucilaginibacter mallensis genome has a segment encoding these proteins:
- a CDS encoding gamma-glutamylcyclotransferase family protein: MILFAYAGNMNVDEFAKLVPSAKKIGVAKLPAYNFIFNTTAPDESSKANVVKSLEPAAVVWGILIEIDDNERDHFFNPDPVTNDLKLEPVNCLTHDGTTYHAEVFTAKPHAVNTHLLPYDWYHARIIKLAKDAELPVAYIRQIAAMAFKTDPDEERRARRMKKFGL, encoded by the coding sequence ATGATACTATTTGCTTATGCGGGGAACATGAATGTAGATGAGTTTGCTAAACTTGTCCCATCAGCAAAAAAGATAGGAGTAGCAAAATTACCGGCCTATAATTTTATATTTAACACTACAGCGCCCGACGAATCATCAAAAGCGAATGTGGTAAAGTCGCTTGAACCTGCTGCTGTAGTATGGGGGATTTTGATAGAGATTGACGATAATGAAAGAGATCACTTTTTTAATCCAGATCCGGTTACCAATGATCTTAAACTGGAGCCGGTAAACTGCCTAACCCACGACGGAACTACTTACCATGCCGAAGTATTTACCGCCAAGCCCCACGCCGTAAACACACATTTGCTGCCTTACGACTGGTACCATGCGCGCATCATAAAACTAGCCAAAGATGCTGAGCTGCCTGTAGCATACATCAGGCAGATAGCAGCTATGGCCTTTAAAACTGATCCGGATGAGGAAAGGCGGGCAAGGAGAATGAAGAAATTCGGATTGTAG
- a CDS encoding NAD-dependent epimerase/dehydratase family protein — translation MQTILGAGGAVANALTHELLNNNQTIRLVSRKPIQQAGKNITWQKADLLNYNEVLEATKGSTVIYLTAGLVYDKNIWQQQWPVIMQNVINAAKATGARLIFFDNIYMYGLVNGPITEDTPYNPCSAKGEVRAKIATTLMDEVKAGNVNASIARGADFYGTENMNSFLDMMVIDKFAKKQRAQWMGDVNKLHNFSFIPDMGKAVYLLGQKPESDNQIWHMPTAAPLPGKQFIEMIAETYSVDPKYFAIKKFMLQLFGLFDPLVKGTVEMYYQYNHDYNFNSAKFEKAFNFKPTTYQDGFKQLLQTLYKPVA, via the coding sequence ATGCAAACTATATTAGGAGCCGGCGGGGCAGTTGCCAATGCACTTACCCACGAATTATTAAACAACAACCAAACCATCCGTTTGGTTAGTCGCAAGCCCATACAACAGGCAGGCAAAAATATCACCTGGCAGAAAGCCGATCTGTTGAATTACAACGAAGTATTAGAAGCAACCAAAGGTTCAACTGTAATTTATCTGACCGCAGGTTTGGTTTATGATAAAAACATCTGGCAGCAGCAATGGCCGGTGATCATGCAGAATGTGATCAACGCAGCTAAAGCAACCGGGGCACGTTTAATATTCTTCGATAACATTTATATGTATGGCCTGGTTAACGGACCAATTACTGAGGATACGCCTTATAATCCATGCAGCGCAAAGGGTGAGGTTCGTGCTAAGATAGCTACCACTTTAATGGATGAGGTTAAAGCCGGCAACGTTAACGCCAGCATTGCCCGCGGAGCCGACTTTTATGGCACCGAAAACATGAACTCCTTTTTAGATATGATGGTGATCGATAAGTTCGCCAAAAAACAAAGGGCGCAATGGATGGGTGATGTAAACAAGCTGCATAATTTTAGTTTTATACCTGATATGGGCAAGGCCGTTTACCTGCTGGGCCAAAAACCTGAGAGCGATAATCAGATATGGCATATGCCAACAGCGGCTCCTCTGCCAGGTAAGCAGTTTATTGAAATGATAGCCGAAACTTATAGTGTCGATCCAAAATACTTTGCCATTAAAAAGTTTATGCTGCAATTATTCGGTTTGTTTGATCCACTGGTAAAAGGTACAGTTGAGATGTATTATCAGTACAATCACGACTATAATTTCAACTCTGCCAAGTTTGAAAAGGCCTTTAATTTTAAACCGACCACTTATCAGGATGGATTTAAACAGCTATTGCAGACGTTGTATAAACCGGTGGCATAA
- a CDS encoding ABC transporter permease, giving the protein MFKNYLLVAFRNLTKNKGFSFINIAGLAIGMAACLLIIQYVTYELSFDNFHTNKARIFRVNQDRYNNGKLSTQWTAGAFAVGNAIKVLPEIEDEVKIVGSGDIQASYKDQKLVIQHVYFASNSFFNVFSFPLLNGDSKTALKEPNTVVISEEIADKLFHGENAVGKSIMINNQQPVKVTGVMKKWPENTHMKCDYLASYATFLKIVNYPIDDQWLNDGCITYVLLRPGVDPNVVDAKFAPIVKKAYDQYKNSGEGGVYQLIPVQDIHLSANRMGELQPNTDGKSVYLLLGIAIFVIIIAWINYINLATARAINRAKEVGVRKTLGSAKGQLILQFMLEAVLLNVLSLILAFILIACFLPVFSSISGMHLSFTLFSSAVFWLTVVAMLVVGTVFSGFYPAIVLSSFRPVDVIKGKLSASSGGALLRKGMVVFQFAASIFLLIGSLTVFKQVTYMQKQDLGMRIDQTLVIKPPLVRVDSFYRNMKEFKNECLQLPAVKSVAVSTTIPGDPVYWNAGGIKLKGADEKEGKQYRIIGVDYDFLTAYNLKVIAGRAFGKDFGTDTGAVVFSKKGVEQLGFNKPETALGKRIDFWGKVYTIVGVVDNFHQQSLHDAYDAIIFRCIPDVRGDVSVKVSSTNIQRTIESLQANWKTAFPGDQFDYFFLDQHFNEQYKADQHFGQVFGIFTLIAIIVACLGLFGLVSYTIVQRTKEIGIRKVLGASVNSILQLLYKDFAFLIVIAFVVSIPLAWYAISKWLQSYAFRIDIDMLLFVIPFLTVFIIAFATVSVLTVRAALTNPVKSLKTE; this is encoded by the coding sequence ATGTTCAAAAATTACCTGCTGGTTGCCTTCCGCAACCTTACCAAAAACAAAGGTTTTTCGTTCATCAACATAGCCGGTTTGGCTATTGGTATGGCGGCCTGTTTGCTCATTATTCAGTATGTTACTTATGAGCTCAGTTTTGATAATTTTCATACCAACAAGGCACGTATTTTTCGCGTAAACCAGGACAGGTACAACAATGGTAAGTTAAGCACGCAATGGACAGCGGGCGCTTTTGCTGTAGGTAATGCCATTAAAGTTTTGCCCGAGATAGAGGATGAGGTGAAAATTGTAGGCTCAGGCGATATCCAGGCCAGTTATAAGGATCAAAAACTGGTGATCCAGCATGTTTACTTTGCGAGTAACTCGTTTTTCAACGTATTTTCTTTCCCCTTGCTTAATGGCGACTCAAAAACTGCTTTAAAAGAGCCCAATACCGTAGTAATATCCGAAGAGATTGCAGATAAACTTTTCCATGGCGAAAACGCAGTTGGGAAAAGTATCATGATAAATAACCAACAGCCTGTTAAGGTTACCGGGGTAATGAAAAAGTGGCCCGAAAATACCCACATGAAATGCGATTACCTGGCATCATACGCCACTTTCTTAAAGATAGTAAACTATCCTATCGATGATCAATGGCTTAACGATGGATGTATCACCTATGTGTTGCTAAGACCGGGTGTGGACCCGAATGTAGTTGATGCCAAGTTCGCGCCAATCGTAAAAAAGGCCTACGATCAATATAAAAACTCTGGTGAAGGAGGAGTTTACCAGCTGATACCTGTGCAGGACATTCACCTAAGTGCCAATCGTATGGGCGAACTGCAGCCCAATACTGATGGCAAGTCGGTTTACCTGTTACTGGGTATAGCTATATTTGTTATCATCATCGCCTGGATAAATTATATAAACCTGGCTACCGCCCGCGCTATTAACAGGGCAAAAGAAGTTGGCGTACGCAAAACATTAGGTTCGGCAAAAGGGCAATTGATATTGCAATTTATGCTGGAAGCTGTGCTACTGAATGTATTATCATTAATACTCGCTTTTATATTGATTGCCTGTTTCCTGCCTGTTTTCAGCAGCATATCGGGTATGCATTTAAGCTTTACTTTGTTTAGCAGTGCGGTGTTTTGGTTAACGGTTGTTGCCATGTTGGTGGTGGGTACTGTGTTTTCGGGCTTTTATCCGGCTATTGTATTATCATCATTCAGGCCGGTTGATGTGATTAAAGGGAAGCTGTCGGCATCATCGGGTGGGGCATTGTTACGCAAGGGTATGGTAGTATTCCAGTTTGCGGCATCTATATTTCTGCTGATCGGTTCGCTTACGGTTTTTAAACAGGTAACCTATATGCAAAAGCAGGACCTGGGCATGCGAATAGACCAGACACTCGTTATAAAACCGCCATTGGTAAGGGTAGATTCCTTTTACCGCAACATGAAGGAGTTTAAAAATGAATGCCTGCAATTGCCTGCCGTAAAAAGTGTAGCGGTATCAACCACAATCCCCGGCGACCCGGTGTATTGGAACGCAGGCGGTATAAAACTAAAGGGTGCTGATGAAAAGGAAGGCAAGCAATACCGCATCATCGGTGTGGATTATGATTTTCTGACCGCCTATAATCTTAAAGTAATTGCCGGCCGTGCATTCGGAAAGGATTTTGGAACGGATACCGGCGCTGTTGTTTTCAGCAAGAAAGGAGTGGAGCAATTAGGCTTTAACAAACCGGAAACAGCTTTAGGCAAGCGAATAGACTTTTGGGGTAAGGTATACACTATTGTTGGTGTGGTTGATAATTTTCACCAGCAATCGCTGCACGATGCTTATGACGCGATCATTTTCCGTTGTATACCTGATGTGCGGGGCGATGTATCGGTTAAGGTAAGTTCAACCAATATCCAGCGTACTATTGAATCCCTGCAAGCCAACTGGAAAACCGCTTTCCCCGGCGATCAGTTTGATTACTTCTTCCTCGATCAGCATTTTAACGAGCAATACAAAGCCGATCAGCACTTTGGGCAGGTATTCGGCATATTTACCTTGATAGCTATTATAGTGGCCTGTCTGGGCTTATTCGGGCTGGTATCCTACACCATTGTACAGCGCACTAAAGAGATCGGCATCCGCAAGGTGCTGGGTGCATCGGTAAATAGCATTTTACAGCTGTTATATAAGGATTTTGCCTTTTTGATAGTGATAGCATTTGTTGTATCCATCCCACTGGCCTGGTATGCCATAAGTAAGTGGCTGCAATCCTACGCGTTCCGCATCGATATAGATATGCTGCTATTTGTGATACCATTCTTAACTGTATTTATTATTGCTTTTGCAACGGTATCGGTGCTGACTGTGAGGGCGGCGTTGACAAATCCGGTTAAAAGTTTGAAAACGGAGTAA